The following are encoded together in the Kribbella sp. CA-293567 genome:
- a CDS encoding alpha/beta fold hydrolase produces MTDQTAAPQTGYAPVNGLQMYYEIHGEGGTPLLLLHGGLFNIDLQFGPLLPALSENRQVIATDFQGHGRTNDIDRPLGTAALASDVVGLLEHLGLEQVDVFGFSIGGAVAVELAIRNPELVRKAVFSSVSFAPEGNREENDGAMADFKVEMIAGTPMEAEYLAKSPHPDLEHLQVLLDKIGGFDAAATVWSDDDIRGIAAPTLITVGDCDMFKLDHMVKFLQLRGGDVNGDFVGVPASQLAVFPGTTHFNGLARTNLVQDVVLTFLDAPMPEA; encoded by the coding sequence GTGACCGACCAGACCGCCGCACCGCAGACCGGCTACGCCCCGGTGAACGGCCTGCAGATGTACTACGAGATCCACGGCGAGGGCGGTACGCCGCTGTTGCTGCTGCACGGCGGGTTGTTCAACATCGACCTGCAGTTCGGCCCGCTGCTGCCGGCGCTGTCGGAGAACCGGCAGGTGATCGCGACCGACTTCCAGGGCCACGGCCGGACGAACGACATCGACCGGCCGCTCGGTACTGCCGCCCTGGCCTCCGACGTGGTCGGGCTGCTCGAGCACCTCGGCCTCGAGCAGGTCGACGTCTTCGGCTTCAGCATCGGTGGCGCAGTGGCCGTCGAGCTGGCGATCCGCAATCCCGAGCTGGTCCGCAAGGCGGTCTTCTCCTCGGTCTCGTTCGCCCCCGAGGGCAACCGGGAGGAGAACGACGGCGCGATGGCGGACTTCAAGGTCGAGATGATCGCCGGTACGCCGATGGAAGCGGAGTACCTGGCCAAATCGCCGCACCCGGATCTGGAGCACCTGCAGGTCCTGCTCGACAAGATCGGCGGCTTCGACGCCGCGGCCACCGTCTGGTCCGACGACGACATCCGCGGCATCGCCGCGCCGACCCTGATCACGGTCGGCGACTGCGACATGTTCAAGCTCGACCACATGGTCAAGTTCCTGCAGTTGCGCGGCGGTGACGTCAACGGCGACTTCGTGGGCGTGCCCGCCTCGCAGCTCGCGGTCTTCCCGGGCACCACCCACTTCAACGGCCTGGCCCGCACCAACCTGGTCCAGGACGTCGTGCTGACCTTCCTCGACGCGCCGATGCCCGAGGCCTGA
- a CDS encoding tripartite tricarboxylate transporter TctB family protein → MSTTEEPVKVSDAEVEASRPVRIIAAVVLVVLSATFLVGVFDIRSPKGLDPAGPRFFPLLVTVAWLLLSIGYLVEGLRSPRTANKGDRSWFEPLAVSALLVLYAFLVVPLGYMIATALLFFCAARVLGSRQVVRDAIVAVVISVLVYIAFTQFLDISLPEGVLGL, encoded by the coding sequence GTGAGCACGACAGAGGAACCGGTGAAGGTGTCGGACGCCGAGGTCGAGGCGTCGCGGCCGGTGCGGATCATCGCGGCCGTGGTGCTGGTCGTCCTGAGCGCGACGTTCCTGGTGGGCGTCTTCGACATCCGCAGTCCCAAAGGGCTCGATCCGGCGGGACCGCGGTTCTTCCCGCTGCTCGTCACGGTCGCGTGGCTCCTGCTGTCGATCGGCTACCTGGTCGAAGGACTGCGCTCGCCGCGGACCGCGAACAAGGGTGACCGGAGCTGGTTCGAGCCGCTGGCCGTGTCGGCGCTGCTGGTCCTCTACGCCTTCCTCGTCGTGCCGCTCGGCTACATGATCGCCACCGCGCTGCTGTTCTTCTGCGCGGCCCGCGTGCTCGGCAGCCGGCAGGTGGTGCGGGACGCGATCGTCGCCGTGGTGATCTCCGTACTGGTCTACATCGCGTTCACCCAGTTCCTCGACATCTCGCTGCCCGAGGGGGTGCTGGGACTGTGA
- a CDS encoding universal stress protein: MKILVGYVPTPEGEAALEAAAAEAELRGAAVLLLNTSRGDAYIDSRYANQAELDAAEARLRERGVEVTIQQAVGTGDVAAELLKAAEANDVTLIVLGLRRRSPVGKLILGSTAQRVLLESPVPVLAVKVAGSRDD, from the coding sequence GTGAAGATCCTGGTGGGCTACGTACCGACGCCCGAAGGCGAGGCCGCTCTCGAAGCCGCCGCCGCCGAAGCCGAGCTGCGCGGCGCCGCCGTCCTGCTGCTCAACACGAGCCGCGGCGACGCCTACATCGACTCCCGCTACGCGAACCAGGCCGAGCTCGACGCGGCCGAGGCCCGGCTGCGGGAGCGCGGCGTCGAGGTGACGATCCAGCAGGCGGTCGGCACCGGCGACGTGGCCGCCGAACTCCTCAAGGCGGCCGAGGCCAACGACGTCACGCTGATCGTCCTCGGCCTCCGCCGCCGCAGCCCGGTCGGCAAGCTCATCCTCGGCAGCACCGCCCAGCGCGTGCTGCTCGAATCCCCCGTTCCGGTGCTCGCCGTCAAGGTCGCCGGCTCCCGCGACGACTGA
- a CDS encoding tripartite tricarboxylate transporter permease, translating into MISLAVFGDLLHGFGTVLHPMNLLWAVLGVTLGMLVGILPGIGPALTIALLLPITFNFSDPIGAFIMFAGIYYGAMYGGSTTSILINTPGESASVATAIEGHKMALKGRARAALATAAIGSFIAGTISTVLLTFVAKPIGNLAGEFQSTDYFAITLLAMVAVTALVGHSLIRGLLSLTVGLFIGLIGLDSLSGAQRYTFGTLRLLDGVDVVIVIVGLFAIGETLHVASKLRSTPDRPAVLEKGRLRTGYLSKNDWKRSWAPWLRGTALGFPFGAIPSGGAEVPTFLSYTIERRRAKKAGRKHPDEFGDGAIEGVAGPEAANNASFSGVLVPLLTLGLPTSATAAVMLAAFQIFNVQPGPQLFEDQGTLVWTLIASLYVGNLILLIMNLPLIAIWVQVLKVPRPLLYAGILVFACLGVYSLSGSGYEVLMALLIGVAGFFMRKLDFPIAPVILGVILGPTMEEQFRRSLVISNGDASVFFTRPLSLVIIILTVLALFVPYLPRIVARLRGREATRDRLTFGEDD; encoded by the coding sequence GTGATCTCACTGGCCGTCTTCGGCGACCTGCTGCACGGGTTCGGCACGGTGCTGCACCCGATGAACCTGCTCTGGGCCGTGCTCGGCGTCACCCTCGGCATGCTGGTCGGCATCCTGCCCGGTATCGGCCCGGCGCTGACGATCGCGCTGCTGCTGCCGATCACCTTCAACTTCTCCGACCCGATCGGCGCCTTCATCATGTTCGCCGGCATCTACTACGGCGCCATGTACGGCGGGTCCACCACCTCGATCCTGATCAACACCCCCGGCGAGTCGGCCTCGGTGGCGACCGCGATCGAGGGCCACAAGATGGCGCTCAAGGGCCGGGCCCGGGCCGCCCTCGCGACCGCGGCGATCGGCTCCTTCATCGCCGGCACCATCTCGACCGTGCTGCTGACCTTCGTCGCCAAGCCGATCGGCAACCTGGCCGGCGAGTTCCAGTCGACCGACTACTTCGCGATCACCCTGCTGGCGATGGTCGCGGTGACCGCGCTGGTCGGCCACTCGCTGATCCGTGGGCTGCTGTCGCTGACGGTCGGTCTGTTCATCGGGCTGATCGGGCTGGACAGTCTGTCGGGCGCCCAGCGCTACACCTTCGGCACCCTGCGGCTGCTGGACGGCGTCGACGTGGTGATCGTCATCGTCGGTCTGTTCGCGATCGGCGAGACGTTGCACGTGGCATCGAAGTTGCGCAGTACGCCGGACCGGCCGGCGGTGCTGGAGAAGGGCCGGCTACGCACCGGGTACCTGAGCAAGAACGACTGGAAGCGCTCGTGGGCACCCTGGCTCCGAGGTACGGCGCTCGGCTTCCCGTTCGGGGCGATCCCGTCGGGCGGAGCCGAGGTACCGACCTTCCTGAGCTACACGATCGAGCGGCGGCGCGCGAAGAAGGCAGGCCGCAAGCATCCCGACGAGTTCGGCGACGGCGCGATCGAGGGGGTCGCCGGCCCGGAGGCGGCCAACAACGCGTCGTTCTCCGGCGTCCTGGTGCCGCTGCTCACCCTCGGCCTGCCGACCTCGGCGACCGCCGCGGTGATGCTGGCCGCGTTCCAGATCTTCAACGTGCAGCCCGGCCCGCAGCTGTTCGAGGACCAGGGCACCCTGGTCTGGACGCTGATCGCCTCGCTCTACGTCGGCAACCTGATCCTGCTGATCATGAACCTGCCGCTGATCGCGATCTGGGTGCAGGTGCTGAAGGTGCCGCGGCCGCTGCTGTACGCCGGCATCCTGGTCTTCGCCTGCCTCGGCGTCTACTCGCTGTCCGGCTCGGGGTACGAGGTCCTGATGGCGCTGCTGATCGGCGTCGCCGGATTCTTCATGCGCAAACTCGACTTCCCGATCGCGCCGGTCATCCTCGGCGTCATCCTCGGTCCCACCATGGAGGAGCAGTTCCGCCGCTCGCTGGTGATCTCCAACGGCGACGCGAGCGTGTTCTTCACCCGGCCGCTCAGCCTGGTCATCATCATCCTGACCGTGCTGGCCCTGTTCGTGCCGTACCTGCCGCGGATCGTCGCCCGGCTCCGTGGCCGGGAAGCCACCCGCGACCGGCTCACCTTCGGTGAGGACGACTGA
- the hrpA gene encoding ATP-dependent RNA helicase HrpA yields the protein MPEARTESQSPTPATGPSQDPGRPRRPRRRRKKPAGGSAVGTGDTAPPESGESRAGSGGSEVAALAARLEGLIGVDRDQLGRRLERLRGLREDGKRENALSDITARIEQAEQRVEQRRLGVPEIRYPEELPVSQLKDEIAAMIRDHQVVVIAGETGSGKTTQIPKICLELGRGVRGMIGHTQPRRLAARTVAERIAEELDTELGDAIGYAVRFTDKVSDRSLVKLMTDGILLAELQRDRELSRYDTLIIDEAHERSLNIDFILGYLKQLLPRRPDLKVIITSATIDPERFAEHFADAAGRPAPIVEVSGRTYPVETRYRPINDPDDPSTIDRDQTQAILDAVDELAGEAPGDVLVFLSGEREIRDTADALADHNLRNTEILPLYARLSNAEQHRVFQSHGSSRRIVLATNVAETSLTVPGIKYVIDPGTARISRYSHRTKVQHLPIEPVSQASANQRMGRCGRTSDGICIRLYSEEHFDSRPEFTDPEILRTNLASVILQMTAIGLGDIAAFPFIDEPDRRSITDGLQLLTELGAIDSAKAAERTRQLTPVGRQLAQIPLDPRLARMIVEAGKHGCVREVMVIASALSIQDPRERPTDAEAQATQAHARFRDPTSDFLGFLNLWNYLKKQQKELSGNQFRRMCKSEYLNYLRVREWQDIFAQLRQVATQIGVTLNSGEAADPQAVHVSLMSGLLSHLGLKDPANQHQYIGARGAKFAIFPGSALFKKPPQFVMAAELVETSRLWARVNARIEPEWAEDLAQHLVKRSYSEPHWERKAGAVMAYEKVTLYGVPIVAHRKINYGAVDPEVSRELFIRHALVEGDWDTHHKFFHENRKLIEEVEELEERTRRRDLLVDDETLFAFYDERIGAEVVTGRHFDTWWKTARQRDHDLLDFERSLVVREGAEVKEEEFPLTWSQNGMTFDLTYAFEPGTDADGVTVHLPLLVLNQVGADGFEWSVPGFREELVTTLIKSLPKAIRRNIVPAPDHARQILPQLDPASGPLVEAMARELRQLRDVIIDEDDWDWSRVPEHLRMTFRVVDDHGKTVAEGKDLAALKERLKPKTKAAISQVASKAVSGLEKSGLTDWTFGDLPRSFSEHRNGLTVAGYPALVDDGKSVAIRLQETERDQAAAMWTGTRRLLLLTMPSVIDVVQRHLTNQQKMTLLAGPHRSVGDLLDDAISAAVDQLMAAAGGPVWNLTAFSFLRDAVRSDLADTVLTILQQVEQVLANARTVDKLISRSSSPALLAALSDVRGQLEGLVHRGFITEAGAQRLPDLARYLRGIEQRLDKIGANAMRDRSGMAIVQTLTDEYQKRLRAVPTGKYPSPELLEVRWMLEELRISLFAQTLGTPYPVSDKRIRKALTTA from the coding sequence ATGCCTGAAGCCCGGACCGAATCGCAGAGTCCCACCCCAGCTACCGGTCCTTCCCAGGATCCCGGTCGGCCCCGCCGTCCTCGCCGCCGCCGCAAGAAGCCCGCGGGCGGTTCTGCCGTCGGCACCGGCGACACCGCACCACCGGAGAGCGGTGAGTCGCGCGCCGGAAGTGGTGGGAGTGAGGTTGCGGCGCTGGCGGCCCGGCTGGAAGGGCTGATCGGTGTCGACCGGGATCAACTCGGTCGGCGGCTGGAGCGGTTGCGCGGACTGCGGGAAGACGGCAAGCGGGAGAACGCGCTCTCCGACATCACCGCGCGGATCGAGCAGGCCGAGCAGCGGGTGGAGCAGCGGCGGCTCGGCGTACCGGAGATCAGGTATCCCGAGGAGCTGCCGGTCAGTCAGCTCAAGGACGAGATCGCGGCGATGATCCGGGACCATCAGGTGGTGGTGATCGCGGGTGAGACCGGGTCCGGCAAGACCACCCAGATCCCCAAGATCTGCCTGGAACTGGGCCGCGGCGTCCGCGGCATGATCGGGCACACCCAGCCCCGGCGGCTGGCCGCGCGGACGGTGGCCGAGCGGATCGCGGAGGAGCTGGACACCGAGCTCGGCGACGCCATCGGGTACGCCGTCCGCTTCACCGACAAGGTCAGCGACCGCTCTCTGGTGAAGCTGATGACCGACGGCATCCTGCTGGCCGAGCTGCAGCGCGACCGGGAGCTGAGCCGCTACGACACCCTCATCATCGACGAGGCACACGAGCGCAGCCTCAACATCGACTTCATCCTCGGCTACCTCAAGCAACTGCTGCCCCGGCGTCCCGACCTCAAGGTGATCATCACCTCGGCGACCATCGACCCGGAGCGGTTCGCCGAGCACTTCGCCGACGCCGCCGGCCGGCCCGCGCCGATCGTCGAGGTCTCCGGCCGCACCTATCCGGTCGAGACCCGCTACCGCCCGATCAACGATCCGGACGACCCGAGCACGATCGACCGGGACCAGACCCAGGCGATCCTGGACGCGGTCGACGAGCTGGCCGGCGAGGCACCGGGCGACGTGCTGGTCTTCCTCAGCGGCGAGCGGGAGATCCGCGACACCGCCGACGCGCTGGCCGACCACAACCTGCGCAACACCGAGATCCTGCCGCTCTACGCCCGGCTGTCGAACGCCGAGCAGCACCGTGTCTTCCAGTCGCACGGGTCCAGCCGGCGGATCGTGCTCGCCACCAACGTCGCCGAGACCTCGCTGACCGTGCCCGGCATCAAGTACGTGATCGATCCCGGCACCGCCCGGATCAGCCGCTACTCGCACCGCACCAAGGTGCAGCACCTGCCGATCGAGCCGGTTTCGCAGGCCAGCGCCAACCAGCGCATGGGCCGCTGCGGCCGGACCAGCGACGGCATCTGCATCCGGCTGTACTCCGAGGAGCACTTCGACAGCCGCCCGGAGTTCACCGACCCCGAGATCCTGCGCACCAACCTGGCCTCCGTCATCCTGCAGATGACCGCGATCGGCCTCGGCGACATCGCCGCGTTCCCGTTCATCGACGAACCCGACCGGCGCAGCATCACCGACGGCCTGCAACTGCTGACCGAACTCGGCGCGATCGACTCGGCCAAGGCGGCCGAGCGCACCCGGCAGCTGACCCCGGTCGGCCGGCAGCTGGCGCAGATCCCGCTCGACCCGCGGCTGGCCCGGATGATCGTCGAGGCGGGCAAGCACGGCTGCGTCCGCGAGGTGATGGTGATCGCCTCCGCGCTGTCGATCCAGGACCCGCGCGAGCGCCCGACCGACGCCGAGGCCCAGGCCACCCAGGCGCACGCGCGGTTCCGCGACCCGACCTCCGACTTCCTCGGCTTCCTCAACCTGTGGAACTACCTCAAGAAGCAGCAGAAGGAGCTGTCCGGCAACCAGTTCCGCCGGATGTGCAAGAGCGAGTACCTCAACTACCTCCGCGTCCGCGAGTGGCAGGACATCTTCGCGCAGCTGCGCCAGGTCGCCACCCAGATCGGCGTCACGCTCAACTCCGGTGAGGCCGCCGATCCGCAGGCCGTGCACGTCTCGCTGATGTCCGGTCTGCTGTCCCACCTCGGGCTCAAGGATCCCGCCAACCAGCACCAGTACATCGGTGCCCGCGGCGCCAAGTTCGCGATCTTCCCCGGCTCGGCCCTGTTCAAGAAGCCACCGCAGTTCGTGATGGCCGCCGAGCTGGTCGAGACCTCGCGGCTGTGGGCCCGGGTCAACGCCAGGATCGAGCCGGAGTGGGCCGAGGACCTGGCCCAGCACCTGGTCAAGCGCTCCTACTCCGAACCGCACTGGGAACGCAAGGCCGGTGCGGTGATGGCCTACGAGAAGGTCACCCTGTACGGCGTACCGATCGTTGCCCACCGCAAGATCAACTACGGCGCGGTGGACCCGGAGGTGTCGCGCGAGCTGTTCATCCGGCACGCGCTGGTCGAGGGCGACTGGGACACCCACCACAAGTTCTTCCACGAGAACCGCAAGCTGATCGAGGAGGTCGAGGAGCTGGAGGAACGCACCCGGCGCCGCGACCTGCTGGTCGACGACGAGACGCTGTTCGCCTTCTACGACGAGCGGATCGGCGCCGAGGTGGTCACCGGCCGGCACTTCGACACCTGGTGGAAGACGGCCCGGCAGCGCGACCACGACCTGCTCGACTTCGAGCGGTCGCTGGTGGTTCGCGAAGGCGCCGAGGTCAAGGAGGAGGAGTTCCCGCTCACCTGGTCGCAGAACGGGATGACCTTCGACCTGACCTACGCCTTCGAGCCCGGCACGGACGCCGACGGCGTCACCGTGCACCTGCCGCTGCTGGTCCTCAACCAGGTCGGCGCGGACGGTTTCGAGTGGAGCGTGCCGGGGTTCCGGGAGGAACTCGTCACCACCTTGATCAAGTCGTTGCCGAAGGCGATCCGCCGCAACATCGTGCCGGCCCCCGACCACGCCCGGCAGATCCTCCCCCAGCTCGACCCGGCCTCGGGTCCGCTGGTCGAGGCGATGGCGCGCGAGCTGCGGCAGTTGCGCGACGTGATCATCGACGAGGACGACTGGGACTGGTCGCGGGTGCCGGAGCACCTGCGGATGACCTTCCGGGTGGTCGACGACCACGGCAAGACGGTGGCCGAGGGCAAGGATCTCGCGGCGCTGAAGGAGCGGCTCAAGCCGAAGACGAAGGCCGCGATCTCCCAGGTCGCCTCGAAGGCGGTCAGCGGGCTGGAGAAGAGCGGCCTGACCGACTGGACCTTCGGCGACCTGCCACGTAGCTTCTCCGAGCACCGCAACGGACTCACCGTGGCCGGCTATCCGGCCCTGGTGGACGACGGCAAGAGCGTCGCCATCCGGCTGCAGGAGACCGAGCGCGACCAGGCCGCCGCGATGTGGACCGGCACCCGCCGGTTGCTGCTGCTCACCATGCCGTCGGTGATCGACGTGGTCCAGCGGCACCTGACCAACCAGCAGAAGATGACGCTGCTGGCAGGCCCGCACCGCAGTGTCGGCGACCTGCTGGACGACGCGATCTCGGCCGCCGTCGACCAGTTGATGGCGGCGGCCGGCGGCCCGGTCTGGAATCTCACCGCCTTCTCGTTCCTTCGCGACGCCGTCCGGTCCGACCTCGCCGACACCGTGCTGACGATCCTCCAGCAGGTCGAGCAGGTGCTGGCGAACGCGCGAACGGTCGACAAGCTGATCTCCCGCTCCTCCAGCCCGGCCCTGCTCGCGGCGCTGTCCGACGTCCGGGGGCAACTGGAGGGGCTGGTCCATCGCGGCTTCATCACCGAGGCCGGAGCCCAACGGCTGCCCGATCTCGCCCGCTACCTGCGCGGGATCGAACAGCGGCTGGACAAGATCGGCGCCAACGCGATGCGCGACCGCTCCGGGATGGCGATCGTGCAGACGCTGACCGACGAGTACCAGAAGCGCCTACGCGCCGTACCGACCGGGAAGTACCCGAGTCCGGAACTCCTCGAGGTCCGGTGGATGCTCGAGGAACTCCGGATCAGCCTGTTCGCGCAGACGCTCGGCACGCCGTACCCGGTCTCCGACAAGCGGATCCGGAAGGCGCTCACCACCGCCTAG
- a CDS encoding IclR family transcriptional regulator, translating to MDGDGELPGVRSVHRALDLLERFDDEHPLWTLAELTAASGLPKTTVLRLVTTLEQRGLVASTGPGRYAIGPGFLRWSRLSSAGMEVPPAVRAALNRLATETGETANLYIRVGRTRVCLAQAQGTLSVRHTIAVGSALPLWGGAASRVLLSDPPLLAADPSVIEAVAAEYPQGEAGSKEFSPKQLRLAAIRAGERGYAVTHGERELGASGISAPVLRSDGRVVAAVGVGGPTTRFNDERLPGYVAAVRRCAATVSASGWSGFSAS from the coding sequence ATGGACGGTGACGGGGAGCTGCCCGGGGTGCGAAGCGTGCACCGGGCGCTGGATCTGCTGGAGCGCTTCGACGACGAGCATCCGCTCTGGACGCTGGCCGAGCTGACGGCAGCGAGCGGTCTGCCGAAGACGACCGTGCTGCGGCTGGTGACGACCCTGGAGCAGCGCGGACTGGTTGCCTCGACAGGGCCGGGTCGTTACGCGATCGGGCCCGGCTTTCTGCGCTGGTCCCGCTTGAGCAGCGCCGGCATGGAGGTTCCGCCGGCGGTACGGGCGGCTCTGAACCGGCTGGCGACCGAGACCGGCGAGACGGCCAACCTCTACATCAGGGTCGGGCGGACTCGGGTGTGTCTCGCGCAGGCTCAAGGGACGTTGAGCGTTCGGCACACGATCGCGGTCGGCTCCGCGCTGCCGTTGTGGGGCGGTGCGGCGTCGCGGGTGTTGCTGAGCGACCCGCCGCTGCTGGCGGCGGACCCTTCGGTGATCGAGGCTGTGGCCGCTGAGTATCCGCAGGGTGAGGCCGGGTCGAAGGAGTTCAGCCCCAAGCAGCTTCGCCTTGCCGCAATACGGGCCGGCGAGCGTGGGTACGCCGTGACTCACGGAGAGCGCGAACTCGGGGCATCAGGTATCTCCGCCCCGGTACTCCGCTCCGACGGGCGGGTGGTCGCCGCGGTGGGGGTCGGCGGGCCGACGACCCGCTTCAACGACGAGCGCCTCCCGGGATACGTCGCTGCCGTACGCCGCTGCGCCGCCACCGTGAGCGCGAGTGGCTGGAGCGGTTTCAGTGCATCCTGA
- a CDS encoding Bug family tripartite tricarboxylate transporter substrate binding protein, which translates to MPRSVIVAAGVSVSLLLSGCSALEGGSVAGDFPSRNVEIMVPAAPGGGWDLTARQLQHVIQEDDFLPGRSVSVVNVTGAGGAVGISKLVTKNRKDPHTLMITGLVMVGALTLNQSKITISDTTPIATITAEQEVLVVKADSPLKSLDDLVEKYRADPSSVSWGGGTIGGTDHITAGTLVKTAGADPSKVKYISYSGGGEATAAILSGDVTVGISGLSEFEEQIAAGKMRVLATSGTDPMTVGGKQLPTMKSEGYDAEVLNWRAIVAPPDIPEADRQRLIDFVQKTNDSPEWAEIRKKQGWTDFFRTGDDAKKFIADETTRVEALLKELGIV; encoded by the coding sequence ATGCCGCGATCCGTGATCGTTGCCGCCGGGGTGAGCGTCAGCCTGCTGCTCAGCGGTTGTTCGGCCCTGGAGGGCGGCAGCGTCGCCGGCGACTTCCCGTCCCGCAACGTCGAGATCATGGTCCCCGCCGCCCCCGGTGGTGGCTGGGACCTGACCGCTCGCCAGCTCCAGCACGTGATCCAGGAGGACGACTTCCTTCCCGGCCGATCGGTCTCGGTGGTCAACGTGACCGGCGCCGGCGGTGCCGTCGGCATCTCGAAGCTGGTCACCAAGAACCGCAAGGATCCGCACACGCTGATGATCACCGGCCTGGTGATGGTCGGCGCGCTGACCCTGAACCAGTCGAAGATCACCATCTCCGACACCACCCCGATCGCGACCATCACCGCCGAGCAGGAGGTGCTCGTGGTGAAGGCGGACTCGCCGCTGAAGTCCCTCGACGACCTGGTCGAGAAGTACCGCGCGGACCCGAGTTCGGTCAGCTGGGGCGGCGGCACCATCGGCGGCACCGACCACATCACCGCGGGCACCCTGGTGAAGACCGCGGGCGCCGACCCGTCGAAGGTCAAGTACATCTCGTACTCCGGTGGCGGCGAGGCGACGGCCGCGATCCTGTCCGGCGACGTCACGGTCGGCATCTCCGGCCTGAGTGAGTTCGAGGAGCAGATCGCGGCCGGCAAGATGCGCGTGCTGGCCACCTCGGGCACCGACCCGATGACCGTCGGCGGCAAGCAGCTGCCGACGATGAAGTCCGAGGGGTACGACGCCGAAGTACTGAACTGGCGCGCGATCGTGGCTCCACCCGACATTCCCGAGGCGGATCGCCAACGCCTGATCGACTTCGTCCAGAAGACCAACGACTCCCCCGAATGGGCCGAGATCCGCAAGAAGCAGGGCTGGACCGACTTCTTCCGGACCGGCGACGACGCGAAGAAGTTCATCGCCGACGAGACCACCCGAGTCGAGGCACTGCTGAAAGAACTGGGGATCGTGTGA